In Paenibacillus sp. BIC5C1, a genomic segment contains:
- the dhaK gene encoding dihydroxyacetone kinase subunit DhaK, with amino-acid sequence MKKMINQAENVVMEMCNGIALAHPELEFLKKYKVIKRREINGDKVSLISGGGSGHEPAHAGYVGKGMLDAAVCGDVFASPSQIQVYQAIKATASKKGTLLIIKNYSGDMMNFKNAAHLAEEDGIDVQYVRVEDDIAVQDSLYTVGRRGVAGTVLVHKIAGAAAEEGRSLAEVKTVAEKAAQNVRSIGFAFTSCTVPAKGTPTFEIAEDEMEFGVGIHGEPGIRREKLVSADELAGRMVEALLADMKLDNDASAEIAVLVNGFGATPLQELYLLNNSVQRELAQRSGLGVATTFVGNYMTSIDMAGASVTILKLDDELKTLLFKESDAPAFKVSGPPVAQVAYSEALEAVVTEDAPVSYEVETPTSSAVISNNQFSLDNIVYLIDKMSEIIIKNEVPFCELDSHAGDGDFGMSVAKGFRQLKREWNHIVNEEKKNIGSFLDACSLVIMEYCGGASGPIWGSAFRAAGKAVGDKQQLNVAEFADMMQAAVQGIQSTGERSFGRGAVVGDKTLIDALVPCADAWTQSAKSGDDFKTAFAKGAEAAVEGAKKTEDIVARMGRAGAVGDRSLGYPDAGAYALGVIFTELSDSMK; translated from the coding sequence ATGAAGAAAATGATCAATCAGGCTGAAAATGTTGTCATGGAAATGTGCAACGGGATTGCGCTGGCACACCCGGAGCTTGAATTTTTGAAAAAATATAAGGTCATTAAACGCAGAGAGATTAACGGGGATAAAGTCAGCCTCATCAGCGGAGGCGGTAGTGGACACGAACCGGCTCATGCGGGTTATGTGGGTAAAGGCATGCTGGATGCTGCGGTCTGTGGAGATGTATTCGCATCCCCTTCCCAGATTCAGGTATACCAGGCGATCAAGGCCACAGCTAGCAAGAAGGGCACGCTGCTAATCATTAAAAACTACAGCGGCGACATGATGAACTTCAAGAACGCGGCCCATCTTGCCGAGGAAGATGGCATTGACGTGCAATATGTACGGGTTGAGGATGACATTGCTGTTCAAGACAGTCTGTATACGGTAGGACGCCGCGGCGTTGCCGGAACGGTACTGGTGCACAAAATCGCTGGAGCTGCAGCCGAAGAAGGCCGCAGTCTGGCAGAGGTGAAAACTGTTGCTGAGAAAGCAGCCCAGAACGTTCGCAGCATCGGATTTGCGTTCACTTCCTGTACCGTGCCTGCCAAAGGAACACCGACATTTGAAATCGCTGAAGATGAGATGGAATTCGGTGTGGGCATTCATGGTGAGCCAGGCATTCGCCGCGAGAAATTGGTATCTGCCGATGAGCTTGCAGGACGCATGGTTGAAGCACTGCTTGCAGACATGAAGCTGGATAACGATGCATCCGCTGAGATTGCTGTACTTGTAAATGGATTTGGCGCTACACCTTTACAGGAGCTCTATCTGCTCAACAACTCGGTTCAACGTGAGCTGGCACAGCGTTCGGGACTGGGTGTAGCCACTACTTTTGTTGGCAATTACATGACGAGCATCGATATGGCAGGTGCATCGGTAACTATCCTGAAACTGGACGATGAACTGAAAACGTTGCTGTTTAAGGAAAGTGATGCACCTGCTTTCAAAGTGTCTGGTCCTCCAGTAGCACAAGTGGCCTATTCGGAAGCGTTGGAAGCCGTTGTAACTGAAGATGCGCCAGTATCCTATGAAGTGGAGACACCGACATCTTCTGCGGTAATCAGCAACAATCAATTCTCCCTGGATAATATCGTCTACCTGATCGATAAGATGAGTGAGATCATTATCAAGAACGAAGTACCATTCTGTGAACTGGATTCCCATGCAGGTGACGGCGACTTTGGCATGAGCGTAGCGAAGGGCTTTAGACAGCTCAAGCGCGAATGGAACCATATCGTGAATGAAGAGAAAAAGAATATCGGTTCATTCCTCGATGCATGCTCTCTTGTCATTATGGAATACTGCGGCGGTGCATCCGGCCCAATCTGGGGTTCGGCATTCCGGGCAGCAGGCAAAGCCGTTGGTGACAAGCAGCAATTGAACGTTGCAGAGTTCGCTGACATGATGCAGGCGGCAGTACAAGGGATTCAATCTACTGGCGAACGTTCCTTCGGACGTGGTGCCGTTGTAGGTGACAAGACATTAATTGATGCACTTGTCCCTTGTGCAGATGCATGGACGCAAAGTGCGAAGTCTGGAGATGACTTCAAAACAGCGTTTGCCAAAGGTGCCGAAGCGGCAGTAGAAGGTGCGAAGAAAACCGAAGACATCGTGGCACGTATGGGCCGCGCGGGCGCTGTGGGTGATCGGAGTCTGGGATACCCTGATGCTGGAGCCTATGCGCTGGGTGTTATTTTCACAGAATTGTCCGATTCGATGAAATAA
- a CDS encoding IclR family transcriptional regulator, translating to MSRLSGVINKVVQILDLLLPQGSEKDMSVTEISKALNMPIQSVHRLLSSLAEHGFVSQNEKTKRYKLGLSLMKYGFLMWDSLMLRTIARPFMEELSKRTKETVYLSVRENAEGIYIDSVDSPQVLKISEPIGLRLPLFIGASNRVILAFLNPSLQRSLLDSFNWDDTSSSKPLSRQYIEQELIAIKEQGYAITTNEATEGTTGIGAPIFSYENTVIGSLNVAGPSIRFGGDSIEKYSNLAKKYADLISSELGYRGHGR from the coding sequence GTGAGTAGATTGTCTGGTGTTATTAATAAAGTAGTGCAAATTCTGGATCTGTTACTACCACAAGGTAGTGAAAAAGATATGAGTGTTACAGAAATAAGCAAAGCGTTAAACATGCCGATCCAGAGCGTTCATCGCTTGCTTTCCTCTCTTGCTGAACATGGCTTTGTATCTCAAAATGAAAAAACAAAACGCTATAAACTAGGTCTGTCTCTCATGAAGTATGGTTTCTTGATGTGGGATAGTTTGATGCTGCGCACTATCGCAAGACCGTTCATGGAGGAATTGTCGAAACGTACCAAAGAGACGGTGTACTTGTCAGTGCGTGAAAATGCGGAAGGCATCTATATTGATTCTGTGGACTCGCCACAAGTTTTGAAAATTTCGGAGCCAATTGGGCTGCGCTTGCCATTATTTATTGGAGCATCCAATAGGGTTATTCTGGCTTTTCTGAATCCATCATTGCAAAGATCACTATTGGATTCATTTAATTGGGACGATACCTCATCATCGAAACCGCTTTCTCGTCAATATATTGAGCAAGAACTTATAGCAATTAAAGAACAGGGCTATGCGATTACGACAAATGAGGCAACCGAAGGTACTACGGGAATTGGAGCGCCTATTTTCTCCTATGAGAATACGGTAATTGGTTCTTTGAATGTTGCTGGTCCTTCGATCCGATTCGGAGGAGATAGCATTGAGAAATATTCGAATTTGGCCAAAAAATACGCCGACCTCATATCAAGTGAGTTGGGTTATCGAGGCCATGGTCGCTAA
- a CDS encoding type 1 glutamine amidotransferase, with the protein MKIVVFRHFLFDDPSVIISWSEDTEHELVMHDPAQGIQREWLHSLDLLVILGGPMSVYQENEYPWLIQEKAFVSEAIQMGKKVLGICLGAQMIAEILGGTVISNGEKKEIGWHQVQRKRDYHPWLTHVPEQFTSFTWHGDTFSLPEGARLLMYSEACEHQAFAYGEHVLGLQFHLESTTQCIEQMLSRWSHELIDLPFIQKDFVIREGMVHSENSQMLLWGILDQIALNSLNSAD; encoded by the coding sequence ATGAAGATCGTTGTTTTTCGTCATTTTTTATTTGATGACCCCTCCGTAATCATCTCGTGGTCCGAAGATACCGAACATGAACTGGTCATGCATGACCCTGCTCAGGGGATACAGAGAGAGTGGCTCCATTCCTTAGACCTCCTTGTGATCCTCGGTGGACCGATGAGCGTTTACCAGGAGAACGAATACCCGTGGCTTATCCAAGAGAAGGCATTTGTAAGTGAGGCCATCCAAATGGGGAAAAAGGTTTTGGGGATATGTTTGGGAGCTCAGATGATTGCAGAAATCCTGGGAGGAACTGTAATCTCGAATGGTGAAAAGAAGGAGATTGGTTGGCACCAAGTTCAAAGAAAAAGGGATTATCATCCCTGGTTAACGCATGTCCCGGAACAATTCACATCATTTACATGGCACGGTGATACATTCTCATTGCCTGAAGGAGCAAGACTCCTGATGTACTCCGAAGCTTGCGAGCACCAAGCGTTTGCATATGGTGAACATGTACTGGGGCTGCAGTTTCACTTAGAGTCTACAACACAATGCATTGAACAAATGCTGTCTAGATGGTCGCATGAACTTATAGATTTACCATTTATTCAGAAGGATTTCGTAATCCGTGAAGGCATGGTACATAGCGAAAATTCTCAGATGTTGTTATGGGGAATACTCGACCAAATAGCCTTGAACTCATTGAACAGTGCGGATTGA
- a CDS encoding alanyl-tRNA editing protein has translation MTQKIYYDSAYTREWHTQITGRVDKEDGIYVTLAETAFYPHGGGQPCDLGQIGGIDVLDVISEDGEVLHKLERAPEQNDVDCHIDWQRRFDHMQQHSGQHLLSAITLKLADAMTLSFHLGTDYITIDVAAAELGANQLAAIEMEVNQQIYRNARISSSWVTAEEAARLPLVKQPSVTEDIRIVEMEGVEYNACGGTHVSATGEIGIIKLLKTEKVKGGTRIYFKCGYRALNEFNAAQSVLTGITAKLKTSREELADRIDKMEAEQKQLQAELNAVKSSNDAYYAQELLSAREGLVVAQIFEDKSLKDMQSLATKLTSEHEGLVLFASISEAKVVLAQNGQPPEWACGPFFKGNLGAYQGKGGGSDKMAQAGFASSEDAIAFYEFTKDQLGHH, from the coding sequence ATGACGCAAAAAATCTATTATGACTCCGCGTACACACGGGAGTGGCATACACAAATTACAGGCAGAGTGGACAAGGAAGACGGTATATATGTCACGCTGGCGGAGACGGCTTTTTATCCACATGGGGGTGGACAGCCTTGTGATCTGGGGCAGATCGGCGGCATTGATGTGTTGGATGTGATTAGTGAAGATGGCGAGGTGTTGCACAAGCTGGAGCGTGCCCCGGAGCAGAATGACGTGGATTGCCACATCGATTGGCAGCGCAGATTCGATCATATGCAGCAGCATAGTGGGCAGCATTTGCTGTCGGCTATTACGCTGAAGCTGGCAGATGCGATGACGCTCAGTTTTCATCTGGGGACAGATTACATCACGATTGATGTGGCCGCAGCTGAACTGGGAGCGAACCAACTGGCTGCAATTGAAATGGAGGTCAATCAGCAGATTTACCGGAATGCACGAATCAGCAGTTCCTGGGTCACAGCGGAAGAAGCGGCCCGTCTGCCGCTGGTGAAGCAGCCTTCCGTAACTGAAGATATTCGCATCGTGGAGATGGAGGGTGTGGAATATAACGCTTGTGGTGGGACACATGTGTCAGCCACAGGAGAGATCGGAATTATTAAACTGTTGAAAACCGAGAAAGTGAAGGGTGGTACCCGGATTTATTTTAAATGCGGATACCGAGCACTGAATGAGTTCAATGCCGCGCAAAGCGTGCTGACCGGAATTACAGCCAAATTGAAGACCAGCCGGGAAGAGCTTGCGGATCGGATCGACAAAATGGAAGCAGAACAAAAGCAGCTGCAAGCAGAGCTGAACGCTGTGAAATCTTCCAATGACGCTTATTATGCGCAAGAGCTTTTATCTGCACGGGAAGGGCTTGTCGTTGCTCAAATCTTTGAGGACAAATCGCTCAAGGATATGCAGAGTCTGGCGACCAAGTTGACATCAGAACATGAGGGACTTGTACTCTTTGCGAGCATCTCGGAGGCCAAAGTTGTATTGGCACAGAACGGGCAACCGCCGGAGTGGGCTTGTGGACCTTTCTTCAAGGGCAATCTCGGAGCCTACCAGGGCAAGGGTGGCGGCAGCGACAAGATGGCTCAGGCGGGTTTTGCCAGCAGCGAAGATGCGATCGCATTTTATGAATTTACGAAGGATCAACTGGGACATCACTAA
- a CDS encoding DUF1963 domain-containing protein: MTERIPCIREECPNTILPATAARTGGYCMPCKQEMEREAHQRYIEANRRDVDLYEGITDPVEILKIMHTRQVHDPLIRYVAYAHSKEEVYLSLSTEQQALMVDYAMQLIRTGDDDTGKDILVYLVCYHDTSLCAQIPELLEREIYYPVILYKSASAEVRDQLLQRVNTDDENRNNLLLMLAYIGDEVVVRQFQQWRQSPPRWADQLHVAPEHYTTEAGWELTNEGQRKDLFITPSYSLYKVKENEGADDTSIGDPISMLLTGDDNCKWCGSQLTTLIDLNVRHPALQDVAWNSERLQVQTCVMCSCYGVVYMEMDSACGPCWSAHNVMPMGADDLDPDDYVQLAPDAGRQFRIATAPRQAFHGSEWAMEPSTSQIGGHPGWVQDAEYPNCPCCSSRMRAVGQMDWSEVEESGDGMYYMFICESCQMTAVSYQQS, translated from the coding sequence ATGACAGAACGTATTCCGTGCATACGAGAGGAGTGCCCAAATACAATTTTGCCAGCAACGGCTGCCAGAACAGGTGGGTACTGCATGCCTTGCAAGCAGGAGATGGAACGCGAGGCACATCAGAGATACATTGAAGCCAATCGGCGCGACGTGGATTTGTATGAGGGAATCACGGACCCTGTGGAGATTTTGAAAATTATGCATACACGCCAGGTTCATGATCCACTAATCCGTTATGTGGCATACGCGCATTCCAAAGAAGAAGTATATCTGTCCTTGTCTACGGAGCAGCAAGCCCTCATGGTCGATTATGCGATGCAGCTGATTCGCACAGGGGATGACGATACAGGTAAAGATATTTTGGTGTATCTGGTCTGTTACCATGATACGTCGTTGTGTGCACAGATTCCTGAGCTGTTGGAGCGCGAAATCTACTACCCTGTCATTTTGTATAAGAGCGCCTCGGCTGAAGTACGTGATCAACTGTTGCAGCGGGTGAACACCGATGATGAGAATCGGAATAATCTGTTGCTCATGCTCGCCTATATTGGAGATGAAGTGGTTGTACGTCAGTTCCAGCAATGGAGGCAGTCGCCACCTCGCTGGGCAGATCAGCTGCATGTCGCACCAGAGCACTATACAACCGAAGCCGGTTGGGAGTTAACGAATGAAGGCCAGCGCAAGGATTTATTTATCACCCCAAGTTATTCACTCTATAAAGTAAAAGAGAATGAAGGGGCTGACGACACATCAATTGGCGATCCGATCTCCATGCTGTTGACCGGTGACGATAACTGTAAGTGGTGTGGCAGTCAGTTAACGACCTTAATTGATCTGAATGTACGGCATCCAGCACTGCAGGACGTTGCTTGGAACAGTGAGCGACTTCAAGTGCAGACTTGCGTTATGTGTAGCTGTTATGGTGTCGTTTATATGGAGATGGATTCAGCATGTGGACCGTGCTGGAGTGCGCATAATGTGATGCCGATGGGAGCGGATGATCTTGACCCGGATGACTATGTTCAGCTTGCACCGGATGCAGGCCGGCAGTTTCGGATTGCGACTGCACCACGTCAAGCGTTCCATGGTAGTGAGTGGGCGATGGAGCCTTCTACATCCCAGATTGGGGGCCATCCCGGATGGGTTCAGGACGCGGAGTATCCGAATTGTCCATGCTGCTCTTCTAGGATGAGGGCCGTTGGACAAATGGACTGGAGCGAGGTTGAGGAATCCGGGGATGGCATGTATTACATGTTCATTTGCGAGTCGTGTCAGATGACGGCGGTATCTTATCAACAATCCTGA
- a CDS encoding DUF1801 domain-containing protein, with protein sequence MNAEVTEFIEQIPVPWQAQVASKLRELVHESIPEVEERVQYKKPHFLKNGKYAAVISPSKPAVSFTIFNATGLELPDGIFEGPAERKTIKIKEKDTPDYVWLATLLTQASAEL encoded by the coding sequence ATGAATGCGGAAGTTACTGAATTTATCGAACAGATCCCGGTTCCCTGGCAAGCCCAGGTTGCAAGTAAACTGCGGGAGTTGGTACATGAGTCCATCCCTGAAGTAGAGGAACGTGTGCAATACAAGAAACCTCATTTCCTGAAAAACGGTAAATATGCAGCGGTCATCTCCCCTTCCAAGCCAGCAGTATCCTTCACGATCTTCAATGCAACCGGACTTGAGCTGCCAGATGGGATATTTGAAGGCCCAGCGGAACGTAAAACAATCAAGATCAAGGAAAAAGATACGCCTGACTATGTGTGGCTGGCTACACTTCTGACACAAGCATCGGCAGAACTCTAA
- a CDS encoding GNAT family protein, protein MTLSTENLFYSKRLKMTPPRVEDVQTMLQWNEDPEYLRNVDTDIAIPFSEKQLEDEGETKDKEVYFRLRTLEDEQLIGFVVIHSIEWNNRCGQLAIGIGLAEHRNKGYGTEALNLILRYAFHELNLDRVGLDVIAYNAKGIRAYEKVGFQLEGRARSAVYRDGKRYDRLLMGILRPEWEVHNQINVEGGQA, encoded by the coding sequence ATGACACTATCGACTGAAAATCTGTTTTATAGCAAACGCTTGAAAATGACTCCGCCCCGTGTTGAAGACGTGCAGACCATGCTGCAATGGAATGAAGATCCTGAGTATTTGCGAAATGTGGATACGGATATTGCCATTCCATTTTCGGAAAAGCAGCTTGAAGATGAAGGCGAGACGAAGGACAAGGAAGTTTACTTTCGGCTTCGAACGCTTGAGGATGAACAACTGATCGGATTCGTTGTCATTCACAGCATTGAATGGAACAACCGCTGCGGACAACTTGCCATTGGCATTGGACTCGCAGAGCATCGCAACAAGGGATATGGAACGGAAGCGTTGAATCTTATTTTGCGGTATGCCTTCCATGAATTGAATCTGGACCGGGTAGGTCTGGATGTCATCGCCTATAATGCCAAGGGCATCCGTGCCTATGAGAAGGTCGGCTTTCAGTTGGAAGGTCGTGCTAGATCAGCCGTGTATCGTGATGGAAAACGCTATGATCGCTTATTGATGGGAATTCTAAGACCAGAATGGGAAGTACACAATCAGATCAATGTGGAGGGTGGACAAGCATGA
- a CDS encoding GNAT family N-acetyltransferase, producing the protein MEIKVDDLSGHQVIGLIAEHLQGMAADSPPESIHALDLDGLKKPEITFWCAWEAEELLGCGAMKELNSEHAELKSMRTASAHLRKGVARQILAHIIEVAKNRGYKRISLETGSMDSFIPARKLYEDFGFVYCEPFADYSLDPNSAFMTKEL; encoded by the coding sequence ATGGAGATCAAAGTAGACGATTTGAGCGGTCATCAAGTCATTGGATTAATTGCAGAACATCTGCAGGGAATGGCAGCAGATTCGCCGCCGGAAAGCATTCACGCCCTGGATCTGGATGGGTTAAAGAAACCTGAAATAACATTCTGGTGTGCATGGGAAGCGGAGGAGCTTCTTGGCTGCGGCGCGATGAAGGAATTGAATTCGGAGCATGCAGAATTGAAATCGATGCGTACAGCATCAGCCCATCTGAGAAAAGGCGTAGCAAGACAAATTCTTGCCCATATTATTGAGGTAGCCAAAAATCGGGGATATAAACGGATCAGTCTGGAGACCGGTTCGATGGATTCATTTATTCCGGCGCGGAAGCTGTATGAGGACTTTGGGTTTGTATACTGTGAGCCATTCGCAGATTATAGTTTGGACCCGAACAGCGCTTTTATGACGAAGGAATTATAA
- a CDS encoding amino acid permease, whose amino-acid sequence MQTFFTSGGLELAQTEGTLQKKLKPRHISFMAMGGVIGTGIFKGSAETIGLAGPGVIVTYIFAGLLLLVVMAAMAEMATVYKNKNMKDFVQEAFGSRVSFIMGWMYCFLWLSVCVIEVIAAGSFLQYWFTEVPLWALSLACAVFIILINLLSVGVFGEFEFWLAGIKIAMIIIFIILGAGLIFGIIPSDNTPYLHNYTQAGGFFPNGWSSIFSALLVVMFSYGGSELIGLTLTETENADKVMPKIVGNFMLRIILFFTLPILIICGLIPWNELGPESSPFVQVLASTGLPGAAHIMNFILVTAVLSAANSGIYGASRMMHSMAVGGEAPKALSHTNRNGSPVNTLLVCAVILLGGSMLGLFAQDQLFRVLLAVPGFVVMLVWICIATSQMKLRKRYPVQPTFKVWGFPYVTGAAVLCLGVIAVMFVFDEGNRFSISICLTVLVLLILWSLIRFRKKRGQEV is encoded by the coding sequence ATGCAGACGTTTTTTACATCAGGAGGACTTGAATTGGCTCAGACAGAAGGAACATTGCAGAAGAAACTTAAACCAAGGCATATTAGCTTTATGGCTATGGGCGGTGTCATTGGAACCGGAATTTTCAAAGGAAGCGCCGAAACGATTGGACTTGCAGGTCCAGGAGTTATTGTAACGTACATTTTTGCAGGATTGTTGTTACTGGTTGTCATGGCTGCGATGGCGGAGATGGCTACGGTATACAAGAACAAAAATATGAAAGACTTTGTGCAGGAAGCGTTCGGCAGCAGAGTCTCCTTTATCATGGGATGGATGTATTGTTTCCTCTGGTTGTCGGTATGTGTGATTGAGGTGATCGCAGCAGGGAGCTTTTTGCAGTATTGGTTCACGGAAGTGCCGCTGTGGGCGTTGAGCTTGGCATGTGCGGTGTTTATTATACTGATTAATCTGCTGAGTGTGGGCGTATTTGGGGAATTTGAATTTTGGCTGGCGGGCATTAAAATCGCCATGATTATTATTTTTATTATCCTCGGGGCTGGTCTGATCTTCGGGATCATTCCAAGTGATAACACGCCTTATCTGCATAATTACACGCAAGCAGGCGGTTTCTTCCCTAATGGATGGTCATCGATCTTTTCGGCATTATTGGTCGTCATGTTCTCTTATGGAGGATCTGAGCTTATTGGCTTAACCTTAACGGAGACGGAAAATGCGGACAAGGTGATGCCCAAAATTGTAGGGAACTTTATGCTGAGAATCATTTTATTTTTCACGCTGCCGATTCTCATCATCTGTGGGCTCATTCCGTGGAATGAATTAGGGCCCGAGAGTAGTCCTTTTGTACAGGTGCTGGCTTCCACGGGACTTCCGGGTGCAGCACATATTATGAACTTTATTTTGGTGACCGCCGTTCTGTCTGCTGCAAATTCCGGCATTTATGGCGCATCCCGTATGATGCATTCTATGGCGGTAGGTGGTGAAGCTCCCAAGGCTTTATCACATACGAATCGCAACGGCAGTCCGGTAAATACACTGCTGGTATGTGCTGTGATTCTGCTTGGGGGCTCCATGCTGGGGCTATTCGCACAAGATCAGCTCTTCCGCGTGCTGCTGGCGGTTCCGGGGTTTGTCGTGATGCTCGTGTGGATTTGTATCGCCACATCACAGATGAAGCTGCGCAAGAGATATCCGGTACAGCCGACATTTAAGGTTTGGGGATTTCCTTACGTAACTGGAGCTGCTGTGCTCTGTCTCGGCGTCATTGCAGTCATGTTTGTATTTGATGAAGGCAACCGATTCAGCATCAGCATCTGTCTAACTGTACTCGTGTTACTGATTCTCTGGTCACTAATTCGATTCAGGAAGAAACGTGGGCAAGAAGTTTAG
- a CDS encoding IS3 family transposase — protein MLGNLEGGSKQERFQIIEKVAAFGDIQKLCHVFGVSRSGFYAYVKRKRLDLDAKAKSQVLQTYQRYEGKYGYRQLQLFLWQDQRIWMNHKKVLRLMQVLGIQAKIRRKRRSSSSYAPAQRVAENLLKRDFSAEKPNQKWVTDITQYRVGERWIYLSAIKDLFNNEIVAYEIGERNDNELVIRTFRKAFAKQKNVTGLVVHSDQGFQYTSHAYHDMLPKVGARISMSRRGNCYDNASMESFFSHLKTEGLYPYHIRTLTDAQSKIGKYIRFYNRKRPQRKLKKLTPVEYRRQFAA, from the coding sequence GTGCTTGGTAATCTGGAAGGAGGAAGCAAACAAGAACGATTTCAGATCATAGAAAAGGTAGCTGCATTCGGTGATATCCAGAAACTCTGTCATGTATTTGGCGTGTCACGGAGTGGATTTTACGCCTATGTAAAACGTAAACGATTGGATCTCGATGCAAAGGCGAAGAGCCAAGTCCTTCAAACCTATCAACGATATGAAGGCAAATACGGTTATCGACAACTCCAGTTGTTCCTTTGGCAAGATCAAAGAATTTGGATGAACCACAAAAAAGTGCTTCGGCTGATGCAAGTGCTCGGTATCCAAGCAAAAATCCGTCGTAAACGACGCTCCAGCAGCTCGTATGCGCCTGCGCAGCGTGTAGCAGAGAACCTCTTGAAGCGAGATTTCAGTGCAGAAAAACCGAATCAGAAATGGGTAACCGACATTACCCAGTATCGTGTGGGAGAGCGCTGGATATACCTTTCAGCCATAAAGGATCTGTTTAATAACGAGATTGTGGCTTATGAGATAGGCGAACGCAACGACAATGAACTGGTGATCCGCACATTCAGAAAAGCGTTTGCGAAGCAAAAAAACGTGACTGGACTAGTCGTTCATAGCGACCAGGGGTTCCAGTACACGTCTCATGCTTACCATGACATGCTGCCAAAGGTTGGCGCCCGAATCAGCATGTCTCGCCGAGGAAATTGTTATGACAATGCCTCAATGGAGAGTTTCTTCTCGCATCTCAAAACGGAAGGACTCTATCCTTATCATATCCGAACGCTTACTGATGCACAAAGCAAAATCGGAAAATATATCCGTTTTTACAACCGAAAACGGCCACAACGGAAATTAAAAAAACTGACGCCGGTAGAGTACCGACGCCAGTTTGCAGCCTAG